Proteins co-encoded in one Heterodontus francisci isolate sHetFra1 unplaced genomic scaffold, sHetFra1.hap1 HAP1_SCAFFOLD_526, whole genome shotgun sequence genomic window:
- the LOC137362233 gene encoding zinc finger protein 22-like yields the protein MRSVGVLREMHLQRVKVGGRVGYSKRRISRRENLNQASYQDLKESFDSSAPEYHRTLNVEQEIHTGEKPFTCCMCGKGFTHSSKLTEHQRFHTGERQFTCNDLKNKNHLLTHQRVHIEGRPFICSECGRGFAQSINLLRHQRVHTGERPFTCSMSGWGFTQSINLPRPSVFT from the exons ATGCGCAGTGTCGGAGTTCTCCGGGAGATGCATTTGCAGCGGGTCAAAGTTGGCGGTCGGGTGG GGTATTCGAAGAGAAGGATTAGCAGACGGGAAAACTTAAACCAAGCATCATATCAAGATCTGAAAGAATCATTCGATTCATcagcacctgaatatcatcggactttgaatgtggaacaagaaat tcacactggggagaagccgttcacctgttgcatgtgtgggaagggattcactcactcatctaaactcactgaacaccagcggtttcacactggggagagacagttcacctgcAATGA cttgaaaaacaaaaatcacctgctgacacaccagagaGTTCACATTGAGGGAAGACCGTTcatctgctctgagtgtgggaggggattcgctcagtcaatcaacctgctgagacaccagcgagttcacactggggagagaccgttcacctgctccatgagTGGTTGGGGATTCACTCAGTCAATCAATCTGCCGAGACCGAGCGTGTTCACATGA